The Sphingomonas sp. So64.6b genome includes a region encoding these proteins:
- a CDS encoding acyl-CoA dehydrogenase C-terminal domain-containing protein, with protein MPQYTPPVRDVRFILEHVVGLHAHANLPGFQNATPDVVDAVLDEGGKFVAEVLFPLNHSGDQEGCTRHDDGSVTTPAGFKQAYQAFVESGWGTLSAPEEFGGQAMPHVVSTAFQEFMISSNMAFAMYPGLTHGAIAALLVKGTPEQQAKYVPNMVSGKWGGTMNLTEPQCGTDLGLIRTRAEPQADGSYAITGTKIFISSGEHDLTENIIHLVLAKTPGAPDSSKGISLFVVPKFMVGDDGALGARNAVSCGSIEHKMGIHANSTCVMNYDGATGWLVGDEMKGLAAMFIMMNAARLGVGLQGLAVAETAYQNAVQYAHDRRQGRALTGPKEPNEKADTLFVHPDIRRMLMDAKAMTEGLRALCLWGALQVDLEHAAATDEEKQLAADLIGLLTPVIKGYGTDKGYDIATNAQQVYGGHGYVAEWGMEQYVRDARIAMIYEGTNGVQAMDLVGRKLAQNGGRAVQAFFKVVADDIAAGKADPATAAFATALEKASGELQAATMWFMQNGMQNPDNVGAGAHSYMHIMGIVATGLMWLRMAKAAADLKAAGEGDAAFLDAKLVTARYFAERILPDAGALRRKIEGGAEAMMALPPEMFAAA; from the coding sequence CATTCGGGCGATCAGGAAGGCTGCACGCGCCATGACGATGGCAGCGTGACCACGCCCGCCGGGTTCAAGCAAGCCTATCAGGCGTTCGTCGAATCCGGCTGGGGCACCTTGTCCGCGCCGGAGGAATTCGGCGGCCAGGCGATGCCGCATGTCGTGTCGACTGCATTCCAGGAATTCATGATCTCATCGAACATGGCGTTCGCCATGTATCCCGGCCTGACGCATGGCGCGATCGCCGCGCTGCTGGTCAAGGGCACGCCCGAGCAACAGGCCAAGTACGTCCCCAATATGGTGTCGGGCAAATGGGGCGGCACGATGAACCTGACCGAGCCGCAATGCGGCACCGATCTCGGCCTGATCCGCACCCGCGCCGAACCGCAGGCGGACGGCAGCTATGCGATCACCGGCACCAAGATTTTCATTTCGTCGGGCGAGCATGACCTGACCGAGAACATCATCCACCTCGTGCTGGCCAAGACGCCGGGCGCACCGGACAGCTCGAAGGGCATTTCACTGTTCGTCGTGCCGAAGTTCATGGTGGGCGATGACGGCGCGCTCGGCGCGCGCAACGCGGTGTCGTGCGGCTCGATCGAGCACAAGATGGGCATCCATGCCAATTCGACTTGCGTGATGAATTACGACGGCGCGACCGGCTGGCTGGTCGGCGACGAGATGAAGGGCCTGGCCGCGATGTTCATCATGATGAACGCCGCGCGCCTCGGCGTTGGCCTGCAGGGCCTCGCCGTGGCCGAGACCGCCTATCAGAACGCCGTGCAATATGCGCATGACCGTCGTCAGGGCCGCGCGCTGACGGGGCCGAAGGAGCCGAACGAAAAGGCCGATACGCTGTTCGTCCATCCCGACATCCGCCGCATGCTGATGGATGCCAAGGCGATGACCGAAGGATTGCGTGCACTCTGCCTGTGGGGCGCGCTGCAGGTCGATCTCGAACATGCCGCCGCGACCGATGAAGAGAAGCAGCTCGCCGCCGATCTGATCGGCCTGCTCACCCCGGTGATCAAGGGCTATGGCACCGACAAGGGCTATGACATCGCGACCAACGCGCAGCAGGTTTATGGCGGCCATGGCTACGTCGCCGAATGGGGCATGGAACAATATGTCCGCGATGCCCGGATCGCGATGATCTATGAAGGCACCAATGGCGTGCAGGCGATGGACCTGGTCGGTCGCAAGCTCGCGCAGAATGGCGGCCGCGCGGTGCAGGCGTTCTTCAAGGTCGTCGCCGACGATATCGCGGCCGGCAAGGCCGATCCGGCCACTGCGGCCTTTGCGACGGCGCTCGAAAAGGCGAGTGGCGAGCTTCAGGCCGCGACGATGTGGTTCATGCAGAACGGCATGCAGAACCCCGACAATGTCGGCGCGGGCGCACACAGCTATATGCACATCATGGGCATCGTCGCGACCGGGCTGATGTGGTTGCGCATGGCGAAGGCCGCTGCCGACCTGAAGGCAGCCGGAGAGGGCGATGCCGCCTTCCTCGACGCCAAGCTAGTGACCGCGCGCTATTTCGCGGAGCGCATCCTGCCCGACGCCGGCGCGCTGCGCCGCAAGATCGAAGGCGGGGCGGAGGCAATGATGGCATTGCCGCCGGAGATGTTCGCGGCCGCCTGA